The Hevea brasiliensis isolate MT/VB/25A 57/8 chromosome 9, ASM3005281v1, whole genome shotgun sequence nucleotide sequence TCCACCCGGTGCCACGTATCATTCTTATCTTCCTTCTCCACATTCCTCTCTCCGCTGATTTGAAGCACTCTGTCATCTTCAATCTCGACCTTCACTTCCTCCTTTTTAAGCCCAGGAAGATCAGCCTCCAAGACATGAGCGTTGGGAGTCTCTTTCCAGTCTATGCGAGTGTTAACAAAAGCAGAGTTATCACCACAGATTATTGAAGAGGAAGAGGGAAATTGGGAGTTTTTGGATGGATCCCACAGGTCGAAGGAAGAGAAGGGGTCAAAAACGCTATTTCGCGAGTTAGTAAAAAAGCTTGGAATCATCGCCATTTTCTTTCTGTAGAAAGTATAAAGGAATAGAAATTGATGGGTTTGGTTAAATACTGAGAAAGTAGCTGTGAATTGCAGATTGCTGTCGATGCTGCAATGAAGGAGGGGTGGGCTTGGTATTTAAGCAAGGAGAAGAGGTATCCGGAACTTTCTGGGGCCATCTTCTAGGCCCTTGTCTGGAAATGTCTGGTAAAGTCCATAATCTTCAAAGCCTTAAACTAAAGATCTGAAGTTGGGCTTTTCTTGTAATTCTTGAAGCTAGAAACTCTGTCTTGAAATGGGTTTGTTTGGGCTGAGCCATTAACGTGATTACAGAGAATGGGACGCAAAAGCCAGCTGCAGCTTCTCATCCTTCATTCCTCTTGTTCAAGGTCTAGTATTTGGGtcattaattcaatcaaacaattaatattttaattaatgaattaataaaatataattaaatttcacatatatttatatatatatatataaaatattaaataatattataaaaataaaaataaaaatataatatatttatttttataaattagttaagaattttttaaaaaattacagtGTAAGAAATAGTAAGtaaaatttatgtattataaaaataaaattagttttaaaaattttatatatgccAATTTTTTTCAATTGCAACTTCAAAGATTCAGTTAAATTCAATTAAGTTTTGCCTCATTAACCTCCTTGAGTTGACCTCCGATTTTGCTTCATCAAGTTTATCCGACTTTCATTGGCTCTTATCATCATTTATGGGTCTTCTTTGACTTGTGAGATACTCTGAGATTGTTATAGTTATTGGAAAACCTTTTGGTTTTATAGCTTTGACCTTGGTTGGTTCCTTTATACTTCATCTAGctctatcttccccaaggtattcGGCCTGTTCTTGTTTGTCGACGGTGAAGTTGCTTCTTCTTCAACTAAGATCACTTGTTGGCGAGTCGAGTGCAAGATCTCTAGGGTTTCTTGCATGGACATACGgctagggctgagcagaattcggttcaaactgaaaaatcgaaccgaatcgagtcaatttggttcaatcggttcgcttttaaaattaaatcggttcggttcggttttaatttataaaaatttcggttatttcagttcggttcgattttgaagataaaaaatcgattaaaccgaaccgaatcgaatagtgatttatatagttaaatcgaaccgaattgatttttgaattaatttatttttatgaaaaatttatgaattatatttaatttta carries:
- the LOC110640635 gene encoding 17.5 kDa class I heat shock protein-like produces the protein MAMIPSFFTNSRNSVFDPFSSFDLWDPSKNSQFPSSSSIICGDNSAFVNTRIDWKETPNAHVLEADLPGLKKEEVKVEIEDDRVLQISGERNVEKEDKNDTWHRVERSRGKFLRRLRLPENVKMDQVKASMENGVLTVTVPKREVKKPDVKCIEISG